Proteins encoded in a region of the candidate division WOR-3 bacterium genome:
- the ftsY gene encoding signal recognition particle-docking protein FtsY: protein MFLAKLKAGLKKTKELLKNLFQEEDFSKWEEVLLAADCGIKVTENLLSKVKEKSGDRKEVLKREIIEILKKVEKRPPQSLSPPYILMVVGVNGSGKTTTVGKLAYRFKKEGKKVVIAASDTYRDAAAQQLIVWAKKAGVEIVPSEKGQDAASIAFDTISKAKSKGIDIVLIDTAGRLHTRKDLMEEAKKIKRVVGKVRDKAPDDIFLILDATVGQNGIVQAKVFSEELGVTGLVVTKLDGTAKGGIVLACAQELGLPIKFIGFGEGIEDLDEFSAEEFAEALLE from the coding sequence ATGTTTTTAGCAAAGTTAAAGGCGGGATTAAAAAAGACAAAGGAGTTATTAAAAAATCTCTTCCAAGAGGAGGACTTTTCCAAATGGGAAGAGGTTCTCTTAGCGGCCGATTGTGGGATAAAAGTTACCGAAAATCTTCTTTCCAAGGTTAAGGAAAAATCTGGTGACCGCAAGGAAGTGTTAAAGAGAGAGATTATAGAGATCTTAAAAAAAGTGGAAAAAAGACCACCCCAATCCCTCTCCCCTCCCTATATCCTAATGGTGGTTGGAGTGAACGGTTCAGGGAAGACAACAACCGTTGGCAAGTTAGCTTACCGGTTTAAGAAGGAGGGGAAGAAGGTAGTAATTGCGGCAAGCGATACCTATCGTGATGCCGCTGCCCAGCAGTTGATCGTCTGGGCAAAAAAGGCAGGGGTGGAGATTGTCCCTTCGGAGAAAGGGCAGGATGCTGCATCAATTGCCTTTGATACGATTAGTAAGGCGAAAAGTAAGGGGATTGATATCGTTTTAATTGATACCGCGGGACGGCTCCATACGAGGAAAGATTTGATGGAAGAGGCAAAGAAGATAAAGCGCGTAGTGGGCAAGGTGAGGGATAAGGCACCGGATGATATCTTTTTGATTTTGGATGCCACGGTCGGGCAGAATGGCATTGTTCAGGCGAAAGTCTTTTCCGAAGAACTTGGGGTAACAGGATTAGTGGTGACAAAATTAGACGGGACCGCCAAAGGAGGGATTGTGTTAGCGTGTGCCCAAGAGTTAGGTCTCCCCATTAAATTTATCGGTTTTGGGGAAGGAATTGAAGATTTAGACGAATTTTCAGCTGAAGAATTCGCAGAGGCCCTCTTAGAATAA
- the dnaA gene encoding chromosomal replication initiator protein DnaA, whose protein sequence is MLDKKEIWKIALEYIKGNTSEDVFNTWFLPISLKEIIDGKVVLEVPNLFFSEWLEEYHSDLIREAFKISGLKECEIKYQTKNYEITKEEKGVSFVQVKESFPSEKKISFLNPRYTFENFVVGESNRFACAAAKRVAEDLGSFNPLFIYGGVGLGKTHLLHAIGNYRKKEYPNEAIYITSCENFFLDFIQSLQEGKAMAFKTKYREVSLLLLDDIHYLIGKERLQEEIFHTFNHFQSLGKQIVFTSDRPPKEIPTLEERLASRLGSGLVCDIGPPDLETRIAILKKKAEQENCFFSPEIYQLIAERIKTNIRELESALIRLIAYRSIIGDNITLKTAQEILKDLLPQKEECQGEEIIEEVINEFSISKKELFSSSRTKRVALPRQVAMYLFRKLLALPLKEIGAIFNGKDHTTVIHACEKIEEMMKENRELANRIEKIITRIKSR, encoded by the coding sequence ATGCTTGATAAAAAAGAGATATGGAAAATAGCTCTTGAGTACATAAAGGGAAATACTTCTGAGGATGTTTTTAATACCTGGTTTCTACCTATCTCCCTAAAAGAGATAATAGACGGCAAAGTAGTTTTAGAAGTGCCAAATTTATTTTTCTCGGAATGGCTTGAAGAATATCATTCCGACTTAATAAGGGAGGCTTTCAAAATCTCTGGCCTTAAAGAATGTGAAATCAAATATCAAACAAAGAATTACGAAATTACCAAGGAAGAAAAAGGAGTTTCTTTCGTCCAAGTAAAAGAAAGTTTTCCTTCGGAAAAGAAAATCTCCTTCCTCAATCCACGATATACCTTTGAAAATTTCGTAGTTGGGGAATCAAATCGCTTTGCCTGTGCCGCGGCAAAGAGGGTGGCGGAGGATTTAGGTTCTTTTAACCCATTATTTATCTATGGAGGGGTTGGCTTAGGAAAGACCCATCTGTTGCACGCGATTGGCAATTACCGAAAGAAGGAGTATCCCAATGAAGCGATTTATATCACCTCTTGTGAAAATTTCTTCTTAGATTTTATTCAATCCCTTCAGGAAGGAAAGGCTATGGCATTTAAAACCAAATATCGCGAAGTATCCCTTCTCCTTCTTGATGACATCCATTACCTTATAGGTAAAGAACGCCTTCAGGAAGAGATCTTCCATACCTTCAATCATTTTCAAAGCCTGGGGAAGCAGATAGTATTCACTTCCGACCGCCCACCAAAAGAAATCCCGACCTTAGAAGAAAGGTTGGCTTCAAGACTTGGCTCAGGCTTGGTTTGTGATATTGGACCACCAGACCTTGAGACAAGGATCGCAATTTTGAAGAAGAAGGCAGAACAAGAAAATTGCTTCTTCTCCCCGGAAATTTACCAACTGATAGCCGAAAGGATAAAAACAAATATTCGGGAGTTAGAATCGGCTTTGATCCGGCTGATTGCCTATCGGTCAATCATCGGGGATAATATAACCCTAAAAACTGCCCAGGAGATTTTGAAAGACCTTTTACCCCAAAAAGAGGAGTGCCAAGGAGAGGAGATAATTGAGGAGGTAATTAATGAATTTTCTATTTCTAAGAAGGAATTATTCTCTTCCAGCCGGACAAAAAGAGTAGCATTACCAAGGCAAGTAGCGATGTATCTATTCCGAAAATTATTAGCCCTACCATTGAAAGAGATTGGTGCCATCTTTAATGGCAAAGACCACACAACCGTAATTCATGCCTGCGAAAAGATAGAGGAGATGATGAAAGAGAATAGAGAACTGGCAAACCGGATTGAAAAGATAATCACCCGAATTAAAAGCCGATAG
- the groES gene encoding co-chaperone GroES: MKIKPLADRILVERIEEEEVKKGGIILPDTAKEKPQQGKVIAVGPGRIDEKGNRIPMEVKKGDYILFGKYSGQEIKVEDKEYLIMREDDVLAIIEKKEE; this comes from the coding sequence ATGAAGATAAAACCATTAGCCGATCGTATATTGGTAGAAAGGATTGAAGAAGAAGAGGTAAAAAAAGGGGGAATTATCCTTCCTGATACCGCTAAGGAAAAACCCCAGCAGGGAAAAGTGATCGCGGTCGGTCCGGGTCGGATTGACGAAAAGGGAAACCGAATTCCGATGGAGGTGAAAAAAGGGGATTATATCCTCTTCGGGAAATATTCTGGTCAGGAGATAAAGGTGGAAGATAAGGAATACCTCATTATGAGGGAAGATGATGTGTTGGCGATAATTGAAAAGAAGGAGGAGTAA
- a CDS encoding prepilin-type N-terminal cleavage/methylation domain-containing protein — translation MLKRKGFTLIELLVVILIIGILLALIIPNFVLFQERARRSSVKNNMHVFQTSLEAFATDHFGNYPSADEIDGDEAAFFEVVGPYFPGGEIFTGGEDIIYGTCPTNPYIGQPYISEDLGDEFEDIYYPHGDLYFDDPADRNILTLNSGAYSDCPYIDVAAEGEVAGTIAFGTWVNATTGMVEQYSIVGWGRMYEGPPMYELSPNCDDPTSEEFWVFFVLHN, via the coding sequence ATGTTAAAACGCAAGGGCTTTACATTAATTGAGCTCTTGGTTGTAATTTTAATCATCGGTATCCTCTTAGCACTTATCATCCCGAACTTCGTCCTCTTCCAGGAAAGAGCCCGTCGGTCTTCGGTTAAGAATAATATGCACGTCTTCCAGACCTCATTAGAGGCATTCGCTACCGACCATTTCGGCAATTATCCTTCCGCTGATGAAATTGATGGCGATGAGGCTGCATTTTTTGAGGTTGTTGGTCCTTACTTCCCAGGTGGTGAAATTTTTACCGGTGGAGAAGATATCATTTACGGAACTTGCCCAACTAACCCTTACATCGGTCAACCATATATCAGTGAAGACTTAGGGGACGAGTTTGAGGACATTTACTACCCACATGGTGACCTCTATTTTGATGATCCAGCAGATAGAAATATCCTCACTCTAAATTCTGGTGCTTATTCTGACTGCCCCTATATTGATGTGGCGGCAGAGGGTGAAGTTGCCGGAACAATTGCTTTTGGAACATGGGTTAATGCCACTACCGGGATGGTTGAGCAATATTCCATTGTCGGTTGGGGAAGAATGTATGAAGGTCCACCGATGTACGAGTTATCTCCTAACTGCGATGACCCAACTTCCGAAGAGTTCTGGGTTTTCTTCGTCCTCCACAACTAA
- a CDS encoding HEAT repeat domain-containing protein: MRPLGELIETLRKKPYPEKLKAIEELRDGKSPECALVLITGLYDSDTRVRKAVSDALISLSEMALNPLTSALQTSDRAVRRNILLILEKITEKQPAVAKKVEEVLLNYLKDPDPVVKAQAAENLGKMKSKKAIPLIFPLLNDINFWVRSLASLVLGELGSIADEETKKKIIEALLGRLDDINPWVRRSACESLGKLKTKEAIEKVSELALFDQSDIVRDAAVDALKMIGTFSLPPFQKALTSKEIKEKVQAINTLVKIGESGLTDLISLLRTEDGELKTVVSSILGQIKSPKTAEYLLQVLKTEKGDIPILLINALSEMREEKVVRYLISLLSHPDPLLTDETKRSLEKMGEYALPFLLEELNNQDPKVRMKVCEILGNIGKEDALSPLTKKMADENPWVRAAACESLGKIGKKEVVPHLIIALKDHSPLVRAKACEALRLIRSPYGIGELTARVKDDDLLVKISALKALIEIKGEEAKPIAISALQDEDVEMRVEAINALGQLEAIETLPILEKISKPWPFSREDDTVKEAARRVIKKFKEIIAYRREKMR; the protein is encoded by the coding sequence ATGCGACCCCTTGGCGAATTGATTGAGACATTAAGAAAAAAACCCTATCCGGAAAAGTTAAAAGCGATTGAAGAGTTAAGAGACGGAAAATCCCCGGAATGTGCATTAGTTTTAATCACTGGTCTTTACGATTCGGACACGCGGGTGAGGAAGGCGGTAAGCGATGCCCTTATCTCTTTAAGCGAAATGGCACTAAATCCCCTAACTTCCGCTCTCCAAACTTCGGACCGCGCTGTCCGCCGAAACATCCTCTTAATCTTAGAGAAGATCACCGAGAAGCAACCAGCGGTAGCAAAAAAAGTAGAAGAGGTTTTGCTTAATTACCTCAAAGATCCCGACCCGGTAGTGAAAGCCCAGGCCGCTGAGAATTTGGGCAAAATGAAAAGCAAAAAGGCGATTCCCCTTATCTTCCCTCTCCTCAACGATATCAACTTCTGGGTACGTTCCTTAGCCAGCCTCGTCTTAGGGGAATTGGGCTCAATCGCCGATGAGGAGACAAAAAAGAAAATAATTGAAGCACTGTTAGGGAGATTGGATGACATTAACCCCTGGGTGAGGAGGAGTGCCTGTGAAAGTTTAGGGAAATTAAAGACAAAGGAGGCGATAGAAAAAGTAAGTGAATTAGCCCTCTTTGACCAATCGGACATCGTTCGGGATGCCGCGGTTGACGCCTTAAAAATGATCGGCACCTTTTCTCTCCCCCCTTTCCAAAAGGCGCTCACCAGTAAAGAGATTAAAGAGAAGGTACAAGCGATTAATACTTTAGTAAAAATCGGGGAGAGTGGTCTTACGGATTTGATCTCCCTGCTGAGAACAGAAGATGGGGAGTTAAAAACAGTCGTCTCCTCCATCTTGGGACAAATTAAAAGTCCCAAAACTGCGGAATATCTCCTCCAGGTGCTTAAAACCGAAAAGGGGGACATTCCGATTTTATTAATAAATGCCTTATCCGAAATGAGAGAGGAAAAGGTGGTAAGGTATCTCATCTCCCTTCTCTCCCATCCCGACCCCCTCCTTACGGACGAAACAAAGAGGAGTTTAGAAAAGATGGGAGAATATGCTCTCCCTTTTCTCTTAGAAGAATTAAATAATCAAGACCCGAAGGTGAGGATGAAAGTTTGTGAGATATTGGGGAACATTGGGAAAGAAGACGCCCTCTCCCCTTTAACAAAGAAGATGGCCGATGAGAACCCTTGGGTTCGAGCCGCCGCCTGTGAGAGTTTGGGTAAAATCGGGAAAAAAGAAGTAGTCCCCCATCTCATTATCGCCCTTAAAGACCACTCCCCTTTGGTTCGGGCAAAGGCGTGTGAAGCGTTAAGGCTTATTCGGAGTCCCTATGGGATAGGAGAACTTACCGCCCGGGTTAAAGATGATGATCTTTTAGTAAAAATCTCCGCTTTGAAAGCCCTAATTGAAATTAAAGGGGAGGAGGCAAAGCCGATAGCAATCTCTGCCCTTCAGGATGAGGATGTGGAGATGCGGGTAGAAGCAATCAATGCCCTCGGCCAATTAGAAGCGATTGAGACCTTACCCATATTAGAAAAAATTAGCAAGCCCTGGCCTTTCAGCCGAGAGGATGATACCGTAAAGGAAGCCGCCCGCCGGGTGATAAAAAAATTTAAGGAGATCATTGCCTACCGGCGAGAAAAGATGCGGTAA
- a CDS encoding BCAM0308 family protein produces MLHKIRGWLRGKLDDPYLTKKAYPEPTVCPTCGLIYHKKHWKRDEGLKEKLEREAKRIKCPSCRKIEDHYPMGILTISGSFFLSHKEEINNIIKNTERKEILRNPLDRIMSLKEEKEKMIVETTSENLALALGKALSRAYKGKLEIRFSEDQKMVRVFWER; encoded by the coding sequence ATGCTCCATAAGATTAGAGGATGGTTAAGAGGTAAATTAGATGACCCGTACTTGACGAAGAAGGCTTACCCGGAACCGACCGTTTGTCCGACTTGTGGTCTTATTTATCATAAAAAGCACTGGAAAAGGGATGAGGGGTTAAAAGAGAAGTTAGAAAGGGAGGCAAAAAGGATAAAGTGTCCTTCGTGCCGCAAGATAGAAGACCATTACCCAATGGGGATTTTAACCATTAGCGGAAGTTTCTTTCTTAGTCACAAAGAGGAGATAAATAATATTATCAAAAATACGGAAAGGAAAGAGATCTTGCGGAATCCATTGGACCGGATAATGAGTCTAAAAGAAGAGAAGGAGAAGATGATTGTTGAAACAACCTCTGAGAATTTAGCCCTTGCCTTGGGCAAGGCTTTAAGCCGTGCCTACAAGGGAAAATTAGAAATTCGCTTCTCCGAAGACCAGAAGATGGTGAGGGTCTTCTGGGAGAGGTGA
- the map gene encoding type I methionyl aminopeptidase, which produces MPIYIKSSGEIRKIREAGKIVAEVLRMIEERIRVGVSLIDLEKFCDLLIQKRGGIPAFKGYKGFPAAVCISLNEEIVHGIPDGRRLKEGDIVKVDVGVIKDGYFADGAKTYTLGKLEGRVKELIKVTASALLLGIKEARAGKRVGDISAAIQREVERAGFSVVRELTGHGVGIELHEEPIIPNFGKKGEGVLLKSGMTLAIEPMVNMGSPETETLKNGWTVITKDRLPSCHFEHTVLVTEDEPEILTDG; this is translated from the coding sequence ATGCCGATCTACATAAAATCAAGTGGAGAAATCAGAAAGATTAGAGAGGCGGGCAAGATCGTCGCTGAAGTTTTAAGGATGATTGAAGAGAGGATAAGAGTTGGGGTTTCCCTAATAGATTTAGAAAAGTTCTGTGATCTCTTAATCCAGAAGAGGGGTGGTATTCCTGCCTTTAAGGGATATAAAGGCTTTCCGGCGGCGGTCTGTATCTCCCTTAATGAAGAAATTGTCCACGGGATTCCTGATGGTCGGCGCCTAAAAGAGGGTGACATAGTTAAAGTTGATGTTGGGGTGATAAAGGATGGGTATTTTGCGGATGGGGCAAAGACTTACACCTTAGGGAAGTTAGAAGGCCGGGTCAAAGAACTGATTAAAGTTACCGCTTCCGCCCTTCTCTTAGGGATTAAAGAAGCCCGAGCGGGAAAGAGGGTTGGCGATATCAGTGCCGCAATTCAAAGGGAGGTAGAGAGGGCTGGTTTTTCTGTTGTCCGGGAACTAACTGGCCACGGGGTGGGTATTGAACTCCACGAAGAGCCCATAATCCCAAACTTTGGCAAGAAGGGGGAGGGGGTTCTCTTAAAATCGGGTATGACCTTAGCGATTGAACCGATGGTTAATATGGGTTCACCGGAGACCGAAACCTTAAAAAACGGTTGGACGGTTATTACGAAAGACCGCCTTCCTTCTTGCCATTTTGAACATACCGTCCTTGTGACCGAGGACGAACCGGAGATTTTAACTGATGGCTAA
- a CDS encoding adenylate kinase, which translates to MLIILLGPPGSGKGTHAELLAKRYSLSHIATGDIFRAEVAKKTPLGEKIKTYLESGKLVPDELVLAVIEGYLLESKNEGIVFDGFPRTLNQALGLEKILNRLEKRISFVFLLELSAAEIIRRLTTRRVCRQCAAIYNLESKPPKSPGRCDLCGGELYQREDDKEETIQKRLLVYEEEAKDLIPFYEKKGILYRVSGEREEVQEEMRKIIEGCRST; encoded by the coding sequence ATGCTTATTATCCTTTTAGGACCGCCCGGAAGTGGGAAAGGAACCCATGCCGAGCTTTTAGCCAAACGCTATTCCCTTTCCCATATCGCCACCGGGGATATCTTTCGCGCCGAAGTGGCTAAGAAAACTCCTTTGGGCGAGAAGATAAAGACCTATTTGGAGAGCGGAAAACTTGTGCCCGACGAATTGGTTTTGGCGGTGATTGAGGGATATCTATTGGAGAGTAAAAATGAAGGGATTGTCTTTGATGGTTTCCCCCGAACCTTAAATCAGGCATTGGGGTTAGAGAAAATTCTTAACCGTTTGGAGAAAAGAATCTCTTTCGTCTTTCTTTTGGAACTATCAGCAGCGGAAATTATCCGGCGCTTGACAACCCGAAGGGTATGCCGGCAATGCGCCGCCATCTATAATTTGGAATCTAAACCACCAAAGTCTCCCGGAAGATGCGACCTCTGCGGCGGTGAACTCTACCAGAGGGAAGACGATAAGGAGGAGACGATCCAGAAGAGGCTTTTGGTCTATGAGGAAGAGGCTAAGGATTTAATCCCTTTTTATGAAAAGAAGGGAATCCTTTATCGGGTTTCCGGAGAGAGAGAGGAAGTTCAAGAGGAGATGAGAAAGATTATTGAGGGATGCCGATCTACATAA
- a CDS encoding MTH1187 family thiamine-binding protein: MAIVDLSVVPVGTKTPGVSEYVREAVKVIKESGLKYSVSPMGTAVEGDLKEIFSLVLKIHERLVAMGCQRLLTTIKIDDRRDKFQTMEEKVNKVI; the protein is encoded by the coding sequence ATGGCAATTGTCGATTTAAGCGTTGTCCCAGTCGGTACAAAGACCCCGGGGGTTAGTGAATATGTTCGGGAAGCAGTGAAGGTGATTAAAGAGAGCGGCTTAAAGTATTCTGTCTCTCCGATGGGTACCGCTGTGGAAGGTGACTTAAAAGAGATCTTCTCCCTCGTCTTAAAAATTCACGAGAGGTTGGTGGCGATGGGTTGCCAGCGTCTTTTAACCACAATTAAAATTGACGACCGCCGGGATAAATTCCAAACAATGGAAGAGAAAGTGAATAAAGTAATATAG
- a CDS encoding radical SAM protein, with protein MSPLPLQKDVIYGPIRSKRLGLSLGINLLPTNQKVCSFDCIYCHYGKTNIKTLDPKDIQFPAIDLVLKKLEWYLKSDIEFHYITFSGNGEPLLYPNFDLLVKEIKKLRDCYRPKTPIALLSNSSVIIRDKKIEILKLITLPIFKLDAGDEETFQEINRPVSEVKLNGIVSALKEISKEIEITIQTVFLNGRIRNFNEKSLKIWISLIKEINPSFIQIYSVDRPVAEENVKMVDDRTLLSKAKEIERRTKIRTIAYLPK; from the coding sequence TTGAGCCCTTTACCTTTACAGAAAGACGTTATCTACGGACCGATTCGGTCAAAGAGACTCGGACTCTCCCTGGGAATAAATCTCTTACCCACAAACCAAAAAGTCTGCTCTTTTGACTGTATCTATTGCCATTATGGGAAGACAAATATTAAAACCTTAGACCCTAAGGATATTCAATTTCCGGCGATTGATTTAGTGCTAAAAAAATTAGAGTGGTACCTAAAATCGGACATTGAGTTTCATTATATTACATTTTCTGGCAATGGTGAACCACTCCTTTATCCAAATTTTGACCTTCTGGTGAAGGAAATAAAGAAATTAAGAGACTGCTACCGTCCAAAAACACCGATTGCCCTTTTAAGTAACTCCTCGGTAATAATTCGTGATAAAAAGATTGAAATATTAAAGTTAATAACTTTACCAATCTTTAAGTTAGACGCCGGAGACGAAGAGACCTTTCAAGAGATTAACCGGCCGGTGTCTGAGGTAAAATTGAATGGGATAGTGAGTGCCTTAAAAGAGATTAGTAAAGAGATAGAAATTACTATCCAAACGGTCTTTCTTAATGGCCGGATAAGAAACTTTAACGAGAAATCGCTTAAAATATGGATTTCTCTAATCAAAGAGATAAATCCTTCTTTTATTCAAATCTACTCGGTTGACCGACCAGTAGCCGAAGAGAATGTGAAAATGGTAGACGATAGAACCCTTTTATCTAAAGCAAAAGAAATTGAGAGAAGGACAAAAATAAGAACAATCGCCTATCTTCCCAAATAG
- the infA gene encoding translation initiation factor IF-1, producing MAKKDLIRLDGTVIEALPNTMFRVRLDSGHIALAHISGKMRLHFIKIVPGDRVAVEFSPYDLTRGRIVYRYK from the coding sequence ATGGCTAAAAAGGATTTGATCCGCCTTGACGGCACAGTGATTGAAGCGCTGCCCAACACAATGTTTCGGGTTAGGTTAGATAGTGGACATATCGCCTTGGCTCACATCTCGGGTAAGATGCGCCTCCATTTCATTAAAATTGTCCCTGGTGACCGGGTAGCAGTTGAATTCTCCCCCTACGATTTAACTCGGGGGAGGATTGTCTACCGTTATAAATAA
- a CDS encoding sodium-translocating pyrophosphatase produces the protein MKLFFLVPLSSFTALLFALILALRILKKDEGTEEMKRIAAAVKEGAQAYLKRQYQVVSIYFVILFLILIFLALNHLLPIFVPFAFLTGGFFSGLCGYLGMSIGVRSSARTTQGCRKSLNDGLRIAFSSGMVMGLIVVGFALFDLFLWYVILNSVYKALPTAERIEKIVSTMLGFGIGASSQALFARVGGGIFTKAADVGADLVGKVEAGIPEDDPRNPAVIADNVGDNVGDITGMGADLYESYVGSIVATMALSVSAGLGERGVFLPMVIASIGTIASIIGSFFIRTKEEASQSALLSALRKGIYSTAILIILASYFLVQGILGKEYLFIYWGILIGTLAGTLIGFATEYFTSDAYPPTRGISYAAKTSTANVIIEGLSVGMRSTFLSVSIVGIAIVLSFYLGGGFHNLNLGLYTIGLAAVGMLSTLGITLASDAYGPVADNAGGNAQMAKLEPYVRERTDALDALGNTTAATGKGFAIGSAALTALALIAAYRDEVWLLSGKTKIVNLNLLDARIIVGLFIGAMLPFLFSSFIMRAIGRTAGLIVEEVRRQFREIKGLLSGDPNAKADYGRAVYICTAGAQKEMILPSLLAIISPILIGFFLSVEGVVGLLCGALTSGFACAVMMANSGAAWDNAKKYIEKGNLGGKGSDVHKASVVGDTVGDPLKDAAGPSLNILIKLMSMVSIVFLGFILRYALLK, from the coding sequence ATGAAATTATTTTTCCTTGTTCCTTTATCTTCCTTTACCGCCCTTCTCTTCGCTCTCATTCTGGCCTTGAGAATCTTAAAAAAAGACGAGGGGACAGAGGAGATGAAGAGGATTGCCGCAGCGGTAAAGGAAGGGGCGCAGGCTTACTTAAAAAGACAGTACCAGGTAGTGAGTATCTACTTCGTTATCCTCTTTCTCATCTTAATCTTTTTAGCCTTGAACCATCTCCTACCCATCTTTGTTCCCTTCGCCTTTCTTACCGGCGGTTTCTTTTCTGGCTTATGCGGCTATTTGGGAATGTCAATAGGAGTGCGCTCCTCCGCCCGAACGACTCAGGGATGTCGGAAATCGCTAAACGATGGTTTGAGGATTGCTTTCTCTTCGGGAATGGTGATGGGTTTAATCGTTGTTGGCTTTGCCCTTTTTGACCTCTTCCTTTGGTATGTCATCTTAAACTCTGTTTACAAAGCCCTGCCCACTGCGGAACGGATAGAAAAAATAGTCTCCACGATGCTCGGCTTTGGCATCGGCGCTTCTTCCCAAGCCTTATTTGCCCGGGTTGGGGGAGGAATTTTCACTAAAGCCGCCGATGTTGGTGCGGACTTGGTGGGTAAGGTAGAAGCGGGTATACCCGAAGATGATCCCAGAAATCCAGCAGTGATCGCGGACAATGTTGGTGACAACGTGGGAGATATCACCGGTATGGGTGCAGATCTGTATGAGTCTTATGTCGGCTCAATTGTTGCCACAATGGCTCTTTCGGTTAGCGCTGGTCTCGGAGAGAGGGGCGTCTTTTTACCAATGGTGATTGCCAGCATCGGAACTATCGCTTCTATTATCGGTAGTTTCTTCATTCGCACAAAAGAGGAGGCGAGCCAGAGTGCTTTGCTTTCCGCTCTCCGAAAAGGGATCTATAGTACCGCCATTTTAATCATTTTGGCCTCTTACTTTTTGGTCCAGGGAATTTTGGGTAAAGAATACCTTTTCATTTATTGGGGGATCTTAATTGGTACTCTGGCGGGAACTTTAATCGGGTTTGCTACTGAATATTTTACCTCTGATGCCTATCCGCCAACCCGGGGGATTTCCTATGCGGCAAAAACTTCTACCGCCAATGTGATAATTGAAGGACTCTCGGTGGGTATGCGTTCCACATTCCTCTCCGTTTCCATCGTTGGGATAGCAATCGTTTTAAGTTTTTATCTGGGCGGTGGTTTTCATAACTTAAACCTCGGACTTTACACCATTGGTCTGGCGGCGGTTGGAATGCTCTCCACCTTGGGAATTACCTTAGCCAGCGATGCCTACGGACCGGTGGCAGACAATGCGGGTGGTAATGCCCAGATGGCGAAATTAGAACCTTATGTCCGGGAAAGAACCGATGCCCTTGATGCCTTAGGTAACACTACGGCGGCTACTGGAAAGGGATTTGCGATTGGTTCCGCCGCTTTGACCGCCTTAGCCCTAATCGCGGCTTATCGGGATGAAGTTTGGCTTTTGAGCGGCAAAACGAAAATCGTCAACTTAAATCTCTTAGATGCCCGAATCATTGTCGGCCTCTTTATCGGCGCGATGCTTCCCTTCCTTTTCAGTTCCTTCATTATGCGGGCAATCGGTCGCACCGCGGGCTTAATTGTGGAAGAAGTGAGGAGGCAATTCCGGGAGATAAAAGGCCTCCTTTCCGGTGACCCAAATGCTAAGGCGGATTATGGAAGAGCGGTTTATATCTGTACCGCGGGTGCCCAAAAAGAGATGATTCTACCTTCTCTTTTAGCCATCATCTCCCCAATCTTAATTGGCTTCTTTTTGAGTGTGGAGGGGGTTGTGGGCCTTCTTTGTGGGGCTCTCACTTCCGGCTTTGCCTGTGCGGTGATGATGGCCAATTCCGGAGCCGCCTGGGATAATGCGAAAAAGTATATTGAGAAGGGGAATTTGGGTGGTAAGGGTTCGGATGTCCATAAGGCGAGTGTCGTGGGTGATACAGTTGGCGACCCATTGAAGGATGCCGCCGGTCCCTCATTAAACATCTTAATCAAGTTGATGTCAATGGTTTCCATCGTCTTTTTAGGTTTCATTTTGCGATACGCCCTGCTAAAATAA
- the rpmJ gene encoding 50S ribosomal protein L36 yields the protein MKVKPSVKKRCVHCRIVKRKGVVRVICKRDPTHKQRQG from the coding sequence ATGAAAGTAAAACCTTCGGTAAAGAAGAGATGTGTCCATTGCCGAATTGTTAAAAGGAAAGGGGTAGTGCGGGTCATCTGTAAGAGAGACCCTACCCATAAACAGAGGCAGGGATAA